A window of Maioricimonas rarisocia genomic DNA:
CGGGTGATGACACTGCCGAAGAGATCTTCGACGTCTGTGATGCCGACGACCGGGTGATCGGTCAGGCGGCCCGCGCCCACGTTCATGCCCAGGGTTTGCTGCATCGAGCCGTGCACATTTTCGTGTTTCGCACGGACGGGCGGCTGCTGGTGCACCGGCGGTCGGCGACCAAGGATGAGTATCCGCACTGCTACACGTCGTCGGCGTCGGGGCATCTCGGTGCCGGCGAGGATTACGAACCGGCGGCCGCGCGCGAACTGGAAGAAGAACTGGGGCTGACGTCGCTGCTGGAGTATCTGGCGAAGTTTCCGGGCGGGCCGGAGACGGCGAACGAGCATTCGGTGCTGTTCCGGACGGTGACCGATGCCGATCCGACTCCCGATCCGGGCGAGATCGAGAGCATCGAGTATCTGACGATCTCGGAAGTGGCCGATCGGCTGAAGCGGCATCCCGCTCAGTTCACGCCCCCTTTCCGGATCCTGTTTTCGTGGTATCACGACCAGGTCACGTGATCCGGACCGGCGAAATCCCGTCGCGCCAGGTCGTGGAACACTTGGGGGAGTGGTGGTCCGCTCCGTATCATGCCGATCGCCGTGGCGGTGACGCGGACCGTTCTCTTTCCCGATGACGATTGTTTGCCGCCCGTTTCCGTTGGCCCGACATCTCGCGACCGCCTG
This region includes:
- a CDS encoding NUDIX hydrolase encodes the protein MTGDDTAEEIFDVCDADDRVIGQAARAHVHAQGLLHRAVHIFVFRTDGRLLVHRRSATKDEYPHCYTSSASGHLGAGEDYEPAAARELEEELGLTSLLEYLAKFPGGPETANEHSVLFRTVTDADPTPDPGEIESIEYLTISEVADRLKRHPAQFTPPFRILFSWYHDQVT